The Brachypodium distachyon strain Bd21 chromosome 4, Brachypodium_distachyon_v3.0, whole genome shotgun sequence nucleotide sequence ACGGCCAAGTACTACTGCTCTCAAAGAACAGCAGCTGGAAACTCGAAGAGCGAGGGAGCTAAGCAGACAGGTAGGTGCTCGTACTCGGTCCGGGAATCGGACTGCGTAAAATTTCCTTATTTTGCTTCTTCCCACGCGTCTTCATTCCTCTCCGTCTCTGATTGCTAGATACAGCCTTCGCCCAGCGGTTGCTCCGATTCCCGGCCACGGGAGAAGCAGCTAGCAGCGGCAGGTGTCTCCGCTACGATTTGAACTCGTCGGGATTGCACGCATgtgtttgcaaaaaaaaaaaaaaaaaaaaaggttttcgCTGCTAGCAACCCTTGGATGAGGTCCTTGCCGAGGGGTCGTATAAACCTCGCCGTTCAACGGCCACGATGCTACTAGGAGGAGCTGCCGCTGGTCTCTGCCGTTCAAGGGCCGGGCGCTCTTCTCCCGTTCCTGCTCCTGCCGCCGCTTTGCTTGTCCTGTCCCCCACCGCCGTCTCTCCTCCCACCGACggcggccgcccgccgcctgaGCGTTTCATGTCCAGGCTCCTGCCCCGCATCACACCGCTCCCCAcccaccacctccgccgccgccgcgcccaaAACCCACCCATCTCCCCCGCGCTCGCGGCGTCGCTGGCGCAGGTCCTCGCCGCGCGCTCCACGGACCCGGCCTGGCcgcgcgcgctcgccgcgctcctcccgTCCCCGCTCCCCGACGCccgcctcgccgacgccgtcgcctccctcgccgacCCCGACCACGCCCTCGCGCTCCTCTCCTGGtcccgctcccgctcccgccATGAAGCAGCCGCCCtccccgccgccacgcccCTCGCCCACTCCGccctgctccgcctcctcgcgcgcgccggccgctTCGACGCCGTCGACGCCACGCTCCGCGACATGTCCCTCgcgggtgccgccgccgccgtgcccacGCGCGCTTGCCTCGGCGCGCTCGTGGCCACCTACGCCGACGCCGGGATGGAAGCCAAGGCCGCCGAGATGTGCCAGCGCGCCAGGGAGCACCACGGGACGCTCCCCGGGGCGACGCACACCAACCGCCTGCTCAGGCTCCTCGTGGAGCGACGCCGGTGGGACGACGCGCGCAAGCTGTATGACGAAATGCTCGCGGAGGAAAGTGGCGCGGACGATTACAGCACCTGCGTGATGGTCCGGGGCCTGTGCTTGGAAGGGCTGGTCGAGAAGGGGTTGAAGCTGATCGAGGCGAGGTGGGGCGCAGGGTGCGTGCCGAATGCCGTGTTCTACAATGTTCTGATCGATGGGTATTGTCGGCGCGGGGACGTGGGCAGGGGAATTTTGCTCTTGGGTgagatggaggcgaaagggttGTTGCCGACTGTGGTTACGTATGGGACTCTTATGAGCTGGCTCGGGAGGAAGGGTGATCTGGAGAAGATTGCTAGTTTGCTTTCGGAGATGCGGGAGAGAAGGTTGCCCCCCAATGTTCAGATTTATAATAGCGTCATCGACGCTTTGTGCAAATGCCGTTCGGCGTCACAGGCATTGGTGGTCTTGAAGCAGATGTTTGCAGGTGGCTGTGACCCAGATGCCATCACTTTCAGTACTTTGATATCTGGGCTTTGCCAGGAAGGGCGTGTTCAAGAGGCCGAGCGTCTTCTGAGGGAGACCACTAGGTGGGAGTTGAACCCAAATTTGTCTAGTTATACTTCATTGATTCATGGCTTCTGCGTCAGAGGAGAAGTGATTGTTGCCTCCAATTTGCTTGTGGAGATGATGGAAAGAGGGCATACTCCTGACGTGGTCACATTTGGAGCACTGATTCATGGTCTTGTTGTTGCTGGTCAAGTCAGCGAGGCTTTACTTGTCCGGGAGAAGATGGCAGCGAGACAGCTTCTCCCTGATGCTAACATATATAATGTATTGATTAGTGGCCTTTGTAAGAAAAAGATGCTTCCTGCAGCTAGGAACCTTATCGAAGAGATGCTCGAGCAAAATGTACACCCTGATAAATATGTTTACACCACATTGATAGATGGGTTCATTAGGAATGAGAGTCTTGATGAAGCAAGGAAAATATTCGAATTCATGGAACAAAAGGGTATCCACCCTGACGTTGTTGGCTATAATGCTATGATAAAAGGATACTGTCAGTTCGGAATGATGAATGAGGCAGTTGAATGCATGAGCACCATGAGAAAGGTTGGGCGTATCCCAGATGAGTTTACATACACTACACTTATCGGTGGCTACGCTAAGCAAGGTAATATAAGTGGAGCTCTAAGCTTACTGTGCGATATGATGAAACGGAGATGCCAACCAAATGTTGTTGCGTACTCGTCATTAATAAATGGATACTGCAAGCTAGGCGATACAGACGCCGCAGAATGTTTGTTCGGAAGCATGGAATCTCAAGGTCTGTTTCCCAATGTGATAACTTATACCATTCTAATTGGTAGTCTGTTTAAAAAGGATAAAGTGGTCAGAGCTGCCATGTACTTCGAATACATGTTGCTTAATCAGTGTTCTCCTAATGATTATACATTGCATTCTTTAGTTACTGGTCTGTGTAACAGCATGGCTTCTATCATCAGTTCACACTGCAGTAGTACTGTTAACTTGCATGGCAAAGGTGCTCTTTTGGACATATTCAGGGCTCTGGTTAATGACAGATGTGATCCAAGGAATTCAGCATACAATGCTATTATATTTAGCCTGTGCATACATAATAT carries:
- the LOC100822788 gene encoding pentatricopeptide repeat-containing protein At1g52620; translation: MLLGGAAAGLCRSRAGRSSPVPAPAAALLVLSPTAVSPPTDGGRPPPERFMSRLLPRITPLPTHHLRRRRAQNPPISPALAASLAQVLAARSTDPAWPRALAALLPSPLPDARLADAVASLADPDHALALLSWSRSRSRHEAAALPAATPLAHSALLRLLARAGRFDAVDATLRDMSLAGAAAAVPTRACLGALVATYADAGMEAKAAEMCQRAREHHGTLPGATHTNRLLRLLVERRRWDDARKLYDEMLAEESGADDYSTCVMVRGLCLEGLVEKGLKLIEARWGAGCVPNAVFYNVLIDGYCRRGDVGRGILLLGEMEAKGLLPTVVTYGTLMSWLGRKGDLEKIASLLSEMRERRLPPNVQIYNSVIDALCKCRSASQALVVLKQMFAGGCDPDAITFSTLISGLCQEGRVQEAERLLRETTRWELNPNLSSYTSLIHGFCVRGEVIVASNLLVEMMERGHTPDVVTFGALIHGLVVAGQVSEALLVREKMAARQLLPDANIYNVLISGLCKKKMLPAARNLIEEMLEQNVHPDKYVYTTLIDGFIRNESLDEARKIFEFMEQKGIHPDVVGYNAMIKGYCQFGMMNEAVECMSTMRKVGRIPDEFTYTTLIGGYAKQGNISGALSLLCDMMKRRCQPNVVAYSSLINGYCKLGDTDAAECLFGSMESQGLFPNVITYTILIGSLFKKDKVVRAAMYFEYMLLNQCSPNDYTLHSLVTGLCNSMASIISSHCSSTVNLHGKGALLDIFRALVNDRCDPRNSAYNAIIFSLCIHNMLGEALDLKNKMANKGYKPDSATFLSLLYGFCSVGKSREWRTILPNEFQRDELEVASRYKILFDQYVVKSVGCEVYSVFQLYLEECRSSKQMELKFANS